From one Amaranthus tricolor cultivar Red isolate AtriRed21 chromosome 17, ASM2621246v1, whole genome shotgun sequence genomic stretch:
- the LOC130803882 gene encoding copper chaperone for superoxide dismutase, chloroplastic/cytosolic isoform X2 produces MMILRSIATTTTAIAATALPAAYIASSLSSSSSSSSPSPIFKPFDFRFLFPQSILSSGVGTRLGLAKNFISPPSALQMEDAKSSHENMNLPDLMTEFMVDMKCEDCVSAVKSKLESLEGIKSVDVDLSNQVVRILGSSPVKTMENALEKTGRKARLIGQGLPEDFLVSAAVAEFKGPDIFGVVRLAQTHMELARIEANFSGLRPGKHGWSINEFGDLTRGPASTGKVYNPPIEGSGTEACPG; encoded by the exons atgATGATATTGAGGTCAATTGCCACAACTACCACCGCCATTGCAGCCACAGCTCTGCCTGCTGCTTACATCGCTTCttccctttcttcttcttcttcttcttcttctccttctccgATCTTCAAACCTTTCGACTTTCGCTTTCTCTTTCCTCAATCAATTCTGAGTTCCGGCGTTGGTACTAGATTGGGACTTGCCAAGAATTTTATCTCTCCACCTTCTGCTCTTCAAATGGAGGATGCCAAATCTTCTCAT GAAAATATGAATTTGCCGGACTTAATG ACAGAGTTCATGGTGGATATGAAGTGTGAAGACTGTGTTAGTGCTGTCAAGAGTAAACTAGAGAGTTTGGAAG GTATTAAGAGTGTTGATGTAGACTTGAGCAAtcaagttgttagaattctTGGTTCTTCACCTGTGAAAACCATGGAAAATGCTTTGGAGAAAACCGGCCGTAAAGCTCGATTGATTGGTCAAGGTTTACCTGAAG ATTTCCTTGTTTCTGCAGCTGTCGCTGAATTTAAAGGCCCAGATATCTTCGGAGTAGTTCGTCTAGCCCAGACACATATGGAGTTGGCTAGAATCGAGGCAAATTTCAGTGGGTTGCGTCCGGGGAAGCATGGCTGGTCAATAAATGAGTTTGGTGATCTTACTAGAGGTCCAGCTAGTACAGGGAAGGTTTACAATCCACCCATTGAAGGAAGTGGAACTGAGGCAT